Genomic DNA from Gemmatimonas sp. UBA7669:
ACGCCGTGCGCCAAGTGTTCGTCGCTCAGCTCCAGCATGACCGTGAGTGCACCGCGCGGCTTGAAGGAGCCCGTGCGCTGAAACAGTTCCTCTTTCAGCCAGACGCGGGTGCCGGTGGGCAGGCGCTCGGCCACAGCGTGATCCACCAATTCACGGACAGGCGTGGTAACCACCCGCTGACCGAGCCGAGTGCGAGCGGCGCGGATCTCCGGTATGGAGGGAAATGTCATGGATGATCAGCTCAGCGTGATCGTCTGACCGGTCACGTTGCGCGCCGCGTCGCTGAGCAGAAAGGCCACCACCTCGGCCACCGACTCGCGCTCCACGTAGTCGGACTTGTCACCCATGTCCGCCATGTTGGTGGCGGTGCGAATGGCGGTGGGGGCGACGGCATTGGCGCGCACGCCATGTGCGCGTTCGTCGAGCGCGACACTGCGCATGAGCGTGAGCACACCACTCTTGGCGGCGGCGTAGGCGGCCATGCCCTTGGGGCTTCCACCAGGCAGCGCGGCGGCGGAGCCGAAGTACACGAGACTGCCCTTGCCTTCGCGTAGCGCGGGTAGCACCGCACGCGTGGTGGCAAAGGCGGTGTCGAGATTGATGGTAAACTGCTTGTGCCAGGCGTCGGGGTCGGCGTCAGACAGGGCGCCCGTCATGCCGAAGCCGCCGGCCACACAGATGACGCCGTGCAGTGCCGAGGTGTGATGGGCGGACAGCACAGCGGCCAGGGCCTGATGCGCCGCCTGTGCGTCGGCCAGGTTGGCCGCGTGGGCCGTGAAGCGCTGCCCACTGCGCACGGGCGAGAGCTCGGCTGCGCGCGCCTGCGCTTCGTCTTCGCTCAGATCGAGCAGGGCCAGCGAAGCACCCAGTCCGGCAAAGTGGCGGGCCAGCGCCTCACCCACCTGCCCGGCGCGACCGACCCCGGTGATGACCAACGTGTGCTGAGCGAAGGGGTACAGCGACGACATGTCGGCCTCGGAGGTTGGGGACCCCCAATTATGGACCGGGTCTCTTCAATGCGATACGGCGAATGTCACCTCGAACCGGCAGCAATCGTGGCCCATTGCACAGCAGCGCACTTCCTGCACCAGCGCCGTCGGCTGCACAAGCTGCCGAATGAGCTGTTGGAAGGTGCCCGCATAGAACGCACACACAGGGGCGTGCGCGGTGAGGCCGCGGCACATGGTACAGTGCCGGAATTCGAGCGTGGCGCCCCTTCGGTGTTGGCGCACAGTGAATTGCCCACTGCCGGCAAAGGTCCAGGCATGGGCCTGCATGGCGCGCAGCAGCATGCGCAGCGCGAGACGGGGTGGCGTGATGCGCATGGCCAACTGGGCCATGCGCGGAATGCGATGCGCCATGAGGTAGGTCGCCGTGCGCGCGCCGGCTTCGTGCAGAGCCGCGAGGCCCTGCATGTGTCCGAGGGAGGCCATGCAGTGCTGCACGAAAGTCTGCACTTCCACTTCGTTGACCATGGCCTCGGGCAGGGCCTCCAGCGTGTAGCTGGTACTTTCGCCCAGCAAACCGGCGGCCACTGCCCGGCCATGGTGGGCACACAGCGTGTGTGCCAACTGCACAATGGCATTGGGGCCAATGCGATACGCCGTATGTGGCGCAGCCTCGGCGCGGGTGTTCATCCCGTGTGGTGCCGTTGTCAGCATGCGCGCACGGGTTCGTCTTCCTGCGGGCGCGGTGGCGCATGGCCCAGCACGGGCACACTGCCGGAGAAGTCCACGTCGGCGGCCAGCTCGGGCCGCGCCTCCGAGAGCGTGCGCAACTGCGAGCGGGTGAAGACCCTTTTCTCGTCGAAACCGAAATCTGCCTCCACGCCGCTGCCGGTGAACTTGAGCCGTTCGAGGTCGTAGAACTTCTTGGTGGCCGTGGTCTTGGCGAAGGCACGCAGACACCCACGCAGATAGCGGCGCTTGAACGGGTCCTTCTGCCAGGGATAACTCAGGAAGGCCTTCTTGGCGTAGAAGCGTGCGTAGTTGCGCAGCACACCCTTGAGCACCTCATCGCGCGTCATGTCGTCGGGCTGGATGATGGGCGTGACAAAGTTGTACTTGGCGTAGTCGCGCACTTCCACCCGATCGCCGAGTTCCTGGAACAGTTCAGCGAAGGGCCAGGGGGTATACATGTTCCAGTTGGCCATGTCGGGCTGCCAGTCCTGCGAATACTTGTAGGTCTCCTCGATGGTCTCTTTGGTTTCGTTTTCGAGACCGATAATGAACTGCGCCTCGGCCACCATGCCGGCTTCCTTGATCAGGCGGATGGCGCGCTTGTTCTGTTCGAGCGTGGTCTGCTTGCGGAAACGGTCGAGCTTGAGCTGCGCGGCTGCCTCAGTGCCCAGCGAGACGTGCACGAGGCCGGCCTTTCGGTAGAGCGGCAGTTCTTTTTCGTCGCGCAGAATGTCGGTGACGCGCGTATTGATGCCCCAGTGCACGGGCAGATTGCGCGCGATGAGCTCTTCGCAGAGCGCCACGAACTTCTTCTTGTGGATGGTGGGCTCTTCGTCGGCGAGAATGAAGAAGCCCACGTTGTGCTGGCGCACGAGTGTTTCGATTTCGTCGACGAACTTCTTGGGGTCGCGCGTGCGATACTTGCGCCAGAACTTCCACTGACTGCAGAAGCGGCAGGTGAAGGGGCAGCCGCGCGCGAAGTTGGGCACGGCCACGCGGCAGTTGAGCGGGATGTAGATGTACTTGTCCCACTCGAGCAGCGACCAGTCGGGCGTGAGCGCGTCGAGATCGGCAATGGGCGGACGGGCGGCGGTGGCCACCACGTTGCCCTTGTCCACATAGGCGATGCCGCGGATGTCCTGGCGGGTGGCCTGCGCCGTGCCATCCCGCAGATGCTGCATGAGCTCGACGATGATCTCTTCGCCTTCACCGCGCACGATGTAGTCGATCCACGGCGCTTCGCTGAACACCTGCTGATACATGAAGGTGGGGTGGATGCCCCCGAGTATCGTGTGCGCGGCCGGGTTGACTTCGCGCGCGATTTCGAGCGTGCGCTGCGCCTGATAGATCATGGGCGTGATGGCGGTGGCCAGCACGGCGTCGGGGCGCAGCTCGGCGAGGCGGCGACGCAGCGACTCGTCGTCGATGTGATTGGTCATCGCATCGACGAAGGTGATGTCCGTGAAGCCCGCGTGTTTGAGCGCGCCACCAATGTAGGCCACCCAGCCCGGTGGCCAGTTGCCGGCGATTTCCGCGCCACCGGCGTGGTAGTTGGGCTGCACGAAGACCAGCTTCATTGACGCGCTCCGCTGTAAGGGTTGGTTGACGCCCTGCAGGGTGCGCGTGGCGGGCTGGTGGAGCAGTCGGAGAATGCGGGGCGGGTGTGTCGGGGTTTGGATTACGCGCGGAACGCGTCAGCCCACAAACCGCGCCACCGCGGCTTCGGTGAGCTCAAACACCCGGCCATCGTCGTCGCCATTGATGCGCCCCAGCAGCCCCTCGCGCCAGTCGACGGGAATCCACGCGGTGCCGTGCGCGGCGCCCATGGCGGCGCCCACGATGGCGGCGATGGTGTCGTTGTCACGTGTATCGTTGACGGCCACCAGCATGGCCTCGTGCGGGTCGTGGCCGTGTGCGCTCACAATGTGCAGCACGGCCGGCACGGTCTCGAGCAGATAGGCGCCGCTGTACCACATGGCGCCGGTGTCGCGCACGCTCACGCCACGCGTGAGGGCATCGCGCACCTGGGTGTCGAGAAAGCCGGACAGGCTGCCACGCCAATGCTGCAGCGCGCCATGCTGCACCCGTGTTTCATAGGACTGTCCCTCATCCATGATGCGCAGCACTTCGTTATAGGTCTCGAGCCACTCCATGGGCGAGTCGGGCAGGTCGCCGTTGAGCAGTCGCCAGAGCAGCGCCACCCAAGCCACGTTGGCGGCTTGCGCCATGGGGTCGTTGTGGGTGACCGCGGTGCTGCGCACCGTGTCATACCAGAGCTGCGTTCCGCCGTCCTTGAGATACGGCAGGACGGTGGGCGCAATCCGCATGAGCGCACCATTGCCCGCACTCTGCTGCGTGGCTTCCCACCACGGCGCGCCGCCGCGCAGCGCATTGCAGAAGTCGCGCGTGGCGCGGCCGATGCCGAAGATGCGCTCGTTGGCAATGCGGAACGCGAGCTCGTCGGGGTCGAGTGCGCCATCGTCCAGCAACTGCTCGAGGGCGCGAAAGGTCAGCTGGGTGTCGTCGCTCGGTGTGCCCGCCGGACGACCGCCGGCAAACTTGCTGGGCAGATAGCCCGTGATGCGCCCGAACTCCGCCTCCCGCTCGGCCGGGTTCATGCTCTCGGTGCGATTGCCGAGGGCGTCGCCGATGGCCACACCCAGCAGCATGCCTCGCACGCGGTCGGCCAGGTCAGGCGAGTCGACCGGCGGCGCCGGTGGCAGGATGGCGAGGCGTTCGCGCGGGAGCTTGGGGATCCAGGTGTCGGGCATGACCGCAAATTATGCGATGAGTGTCAGGCGAGGGGCTCGGTGCCCTCGCTGAGGATACGGAGGTACTCCGCGTAGCTGAACAGGCGATCTCGCCTCTTCCCGGTCTCCTCGCGGACAAGCCCGATTCGCTGCATCGACTCAAGCGCCGAGTTGACAGTGGGCAGACTCAAGCCGGATCGCTGGGCGATTGCGGAAGCGCGCGACACCGGACGCTCACGCAACGCATCAAACACCCGGAGTGCGGATCCTGCGCCTCGCCCCAGTGCCTGAACGCGTTCCCGGTCCGCCTGAAAGAGGTGGACGAGTTGCTGCACGGTCGTGACTGCACCCGTGGCGGTTTCCTGAACGCCTCTGGCGAAGAACGCCACCCACGCCTCCCAGTCACCATCCCGCCGCACCGTGGTGAGGAGGGCATAGTACTTGTCGCGATGTTGCTTGAGATACAGTGACAGATACAGCAGCGGTTCGCTGAGCACTCCCTGAGCACAAAGCAGCAGCGTCACCAACAGTCGCCCGATTCGACCATTCCCATCAAGGAATGGATGAATGGTCTCGAACTGGACGTGCGCCAATGCCGCCTTGATGAGGACCGGCGTGCGTTGCGGGATGTCATGGATGAACTGCTCGAGCTGTGCCAGAGCGGCGCCGACTTCCTCTGGTGGTGGTGGCACGAATAGCGCGTTGCCTGGTCGGCTACCGCCGATCCAATTCTGCGAGCGCCGAAATTCGCCGGGGAGTTTGTCCGCACCTCGCCCCGTTGCCAGCAGATGCGCGTGCAGTTCTCGAATGAGACGTGACGATATTGGGAATCCAGCCCGGATGCGTGAGAGCCCGTGCTCCAGGGCATCGACATAGCTGGAGACCTCAGTCACATCGTCGATCGGAACGCCCGGTGTACTGTCGGCCTCGAACTGCAGCAGATCTGACAGCGTGGACTGCGTCCCTTCAATCTGCGACGAGAGAACGGCCTCCTTTCGAACGTAGGTGTACAGGAACAGGCGGGTATCCGGCAAAAGACTTGTGACACTATCAAGTCTTCCGAGAGACAGTAACGACTCATCAAGAATCTCTTGAAGGTCTTCTCCGACCATAAGTGGCGGCTTTGGGGGCAATGCGTCCGGGAGAAATGCCCTGACCTGTTCCCCGCCAAGAGAGGATACAACCCGATAGACCCCTGTCGGCCCTCGCTGCATGGAGGTCTCCAACGGCTAATTAAGAAACTTCAGAACAACGGAGCTCTAATTAAATAATCTATCATTTCTTTAATTGCTACCCCACCAACTCCTCGATCGCCTCGGCCGTGGCCTCGAGCACCGCCTCCAGCCCCTCCATGGTGTGGTCACCCATGTGGCCAATGCGGATGGTGCTGCCCTTGAGCTTGCCGTAGCCGCCGCCGATCACGAAGCCGCGCCGGGCCACGCCCTTCACGATGGCCTCGCCCGACAGACCGGCGGGCAGGGTTACTGCCGTCACGGTCGTGGTGCAGGCGTCGAGCGGAGCGTACACGTCAAAGGGCGCGCCCACGCGCTGACGGAGCTCATGCACCCAGCTCTGGGTGTGCTCGCTCATGGCCGTGTGTCGTTCCCAGCGCCGCTCGATGGTTTCCTTTGCGATGCGCTCACCCTGCACGGCCGTGGCGTAGAGCAGCGAGAGGGCCGGCGTGTTGGGCGTCTGGTTCTTGTGCACGTACTGCTCAAACTCGACCAGATCGAAGTACAGGCCGCGGGACTCGGCGGACTTCGCGTTGGCAATGAAGCGCTCGCTGGCCACGCCAAAGGCCAGCCCCGGGGGCAATGCCAGCGCTTTCTGCGATCCAGTGAGCACGAAGTCCAGGTCCCAGGCGTCGGTCTCCACCGGCACACCGCCCAGGCCCGTCACACTGTCCACCAGCACGGCACAATCGTAGCGATGGGCCAACTGCGTGAGTGCCGCAATGTCCGTGAGCACACCGGTGCTGGTTTCGCTGTGCACCACGGTGAGCGCCGCATAGGCCCGGGCCTTGAGCGCGTCCTCCACAACATCCAGCGCCACCGGCGCGCTCCACTGGCCACCAATGACGGTGGCGTCGCGCCCGCAACTCTGCGCGATGTTCGCAAAGCGTTCGCTGAAGGCGCCGTTTACCAGACACAGTATGGGTCCCGGCCGCGCGCAACGAATGGCCGCCTCCATGAGCCCCGTGGCACTGGAGCTCGACACATACACCGGCCGCGTCGTGCGAAAGACGGGACGCAGGCCCTGCTGAATACGCGCGAACAACGCTTCGAACACGGCCCCGCGATGCGGCAGCATGGGCTGCAGCATGGCCTGCAGGACTTCGGGCCGCACTTCCGTGGGACCGGGCAGGAAGAATGTGCCAAAGGGAGCCGCCATCAGGGCACCTCGAACAGCAAGGGGTACAGGTCGTCCACGCTCGCGGCTTCGGCGTCGGCCACCTTCACCACGCTTTCACGCCGAGCCACGGCGGTGAACGCAAAGAATGCGTCCACCACACCACGTACCGCGGCATCGGTGCTGCCGTCACCAATCATGGCGATGGGTTTGCGCAGTTGCAGCCGCTGCACGACCAGCGGCTTGCCTCGCTGCGTGGCCAGGGGCTGATCGCCGTCGAGCAGGCTGAAACGTCCATCGATGTCGCGCGAAAGCGAGACGGCATGCACCCGATCGGCCGGCACCCCGAGATGCAGTGCCATGGGCACAATGGCCGCGCGCAAACCGCCACTCAACAAGTGCACATGCACGCGCGCGCGCTGCAACACACCGATGAGTTCGGGGATGCCCGGCACGAGCGAGCGCTGATAGGCATCGGCCAGCATGAGCAGCTCCGACGCGGCCGGCTTGATGCGATCGAGTCGACGCATGTAGGCCGCTTCAATGGGAATCTCACCGGCCATGGCCTGCGCGGTCAGCAGCTCGCTTTCGCGCGCCACGTCTTCATCGCGCAGCGCGGCCAGCCAGTCGATACCCTCAATCGTCGTGACCGTGCTGTCGACATCCAGGACCACGGTCTTGAAGCGCGGTGCGCCGAGTGCGCGGAAGGCGGAGTTGGCGTTGTCTGAGTTCACAGCACGTTGCCTGGTGCGAGCAGACCCAGCGGGTCGAGCTCCTGTTTGAGCGCACGCATGACGCGCTGTTGTACGGGGCTGGCCTGCAACGGCAGCCACTTGCGCTTGAGTTTGCCGATGCCGTGTTCGGCGGCCACCGTACCACCCATGGCAATGACCTCGCGCAGCGTGGCGGTGACCACCTGTTCGATGCGTTGCAGCTCGGTGGCATTGCGGGCGATGAAGTTCTGGTGCGGATGGCCGTTGCCGGCGTGTCCGTAGGCAATGCCCGGATCAATACCTGCCTCGCGTACAAATCGACGCGCCACACCCAGTGCGTCGGCGAGGCGCGGATAGGGCACGGCCCAGTCGGTGCTCACCTTGCGTCCGCCCTCAGGGCGGCAGGCTGCGCCGCGCTCGTTCATGGTGGCCGGCACCGCATGCCGCATACGACGCGCATCGAGCTGCGACGAGGGCGTGTCGTACACACGAATGTCGTCTGCCATGGCGTGATGCTGCTCGGCCAGCGCGAGCCACGCATCCAGCGGCAGCTCACCTGCTTCGGCTTCGTCGGCACCTGTCTCCTCGATGTACACCATGGCCTCGGCGCCAAGGGCCCAGGTGCTGCTGCCCTCAGCCCCGCGCGCAATGTCCATGGCGCCGCGATCGAAGTATTCGAGACAGCGTGGGTGCACGCTGTTGCTTCGCCTCGCACTGACCACGAAGGCCAGGGCGTCGGCATCGCTGGCAAAGGGTACGATGAGCCCAAGCACCTGAGCGGGTAGCGGATGCAGGGCCAGCTCGGCTTCCACCACGACACCGAGCGTGCCTTCGCTGCCTACAAACCACTCGACCGGGTCATGCGTCACGCGATAGCCCACGGTGTTCTTTTCCAGCTGTGGCCTGCGCAACTCGAGCTGCTCGCCACTGGCCAGCAGTACGGTGAGTGCACGCACGTGCGGGCCGGTGGCACCGTATCGCAGTGAGCGCGCTCCACTGGCGTTACAGGCAATGGCGCCGCCCACCGTGCTTTCTTCTTCGCTGGTGGGATCGGGTGTGAACAGCAGGCCGGCTGCTTCTGCAGCACGACGCACGTCCGCCACAATGGCGCCGGCGCCCACGCGAATGCTGCGTGTGTCCGTGTCCACTGGGCCAATGTGTGACAAACCGCGCAGCGACAGCAGGACGCCGCGGTCGGTGATGGACGCACCCGTCGTGCTGCTCTGCCAGCCCGCCGGCGTGACGGGGCAGCGTTCGGCTGTGGCCTGCTCGAGCACCTCGACCACCTCCGCCACACTGCCGGGCCGTGCGACGGCATCGGGCAGCATTTCAAGTCCCGACACATCGCGCGCAAAGGTGCGACGTATGTCGACGTCGGTGCTGACGGTTGGCAGCGACTGTAGCGTCATGACTGCGGCGCGCGACTACTGGTCGCGGAAGTGCACGACACTGGCCGACAGTACGTCGGGCAGTTCGAGCAGCGCGCGACGTGTCTCCTCGCTCACGGCACCGTCCACCGAGATGGCGGCCAGCGCATCACCACCCTGCGCGAGTCGCGCCTGATGATACTCCGCGATGTTGACCCGCTGTTCGCCCAGCAGGGTACCCACGCGGCCGATGACACCCGGTACGTCGTGGTTGGTGAGAATGAGCAGCGTCTGCTTGGGATTGACATCGATGTGAAACGAGCCGATGCGCGTGAGACGCGGCGTGCCCACTTCAGGAGCGTGACCGGCCACGGCGAGCTGTTGCATGCCGCCGGCGAGCGCGACTTCGATGGTGCGCGCGCCAAGTTCCTGCGACTCACCAACACTCAGCTCGAGGCCGCGCGCCTCGGCCAGCGCCCGCGCGTTGATGAGGTTGAGACGCTCCGTTTCGATCACACCTTCGAGGACGCCGGCCGCCGTGGCGGCGAGCAGCGGCGCGGCACCGTGCGCGAGGTCGGGACTGACGCGCAGCGCCACATGACGCACGGCGCGCATGCCCTGATCGGCCAACACCGCGCGCGCCACGGCGGCGGCGCGACGCGCCACCAGCATGGCGTTGTGCAACTCGCTCCATTCGCCGCTGCCACCGGCCACGTTGAGCGAGCGCGAGAGATCGTTGCGCAGCAGGGCGTCGCGCACCGCGAGACAGACATCGCGCGACACATTGCGCTGCGCTTCGACCGTGTTGGCGCCCAGATGCGGGGTGAGCAGCAGATTGGGCGCGCGGCGCAGCGGCGAGTCGGTGGCCAGCGGCTCCACCGTAAACACATCGAGAATGGCGCCGCGGAGCTGATCGGCTTCGAGCGCCGCCAGCAGAGCCGCTTCGTCCACGATGCCGCCGCGCGCCATGTTGACCACCACCGAGCGCGCGGGCAGTCGGCCCAGCTCCCGCTTGCCGATCATGCCGCGGGTTTCCTCGGTGAGCGGCACGTGCAGCGTGAGAATATTGGTCTCGGCAATTAGCGCATCGAGTGACGGCGCACGACGCACACGCAGTGCCGTAAAGCGCTCGTCGCTGATGTACGGATCGTAGGCCACGACCGTCATGCCGAAGGCATGGGCGCGTGTGGCCACTTCACTGCCGATGCGCCCCAGGCCGACAATGCCGAGGGTCTTGTTCTTGAGTTCGCGCCCCATGAACGAAGCGCGATCCCAGCGGCCGTCGCGCATGACTTCCGATGCACGCGGAATCTGTCTCAGCAGGCCGAGTACGGCACCGAAGAACAGTTCTGCCACGGCCACGGTGTTGCCAGCCGGTGCATTGATGACGGCGATGCCGAGTGAGGTGGCCACGTCGAGCGCAATGTTGTCGATGCCGACACCAGCGCGCCCGACCACGCGAAGTCGTGTCCCGGCCTTGAGCAGCTCCGCGGAGATGCGCGTGGCACTGCGTCCGACAATTGCGTCGTAGTCGCCAATACGCTGAAGGAGTTCATCCTTGGGCAGCGTGGGCACTTCGTCCACCTGCAAAGCCGGCTCGGCTGCCAGGAGGGCCACGCCCTCGGGATCTACATCATCAGTGACGAGAACTCGCGGCATGGTGGCGGACTGGAGACAAATGAGGACGCGCGCGTGGCTGTGTACACACTACCACGAAAGGGGACGGAGACCAACAGAATCAACGGGAAATCGGCCTCAAGCCTTCCCTGTTTCTGTGATCTCCGTGTGGGTCCGCTCCGGCAGCGAGGCGCCGGGGGTGGGGCGCGTCAGAGTCCGAGCTGGCGCCGCAGGGTGTCGCGCAGGGCGACGAGCGTTTCGTCGGTGATGGCCGGTGTGTCTTCGCGGACGGAAAGCTCAACGCCGTCGGCAATGCTGACGCGCTTCCAGCTCATGACCGGGTTGCTGCTGCGCGGCGTGCCGTTGTCGAGATGCAGCGACAGTGCCGGAGCAAGGGAAGCCGCAACACGCCGCTCGAGGGCGTCGCCGGTGGTTTCGCGCATCTCCGACTTGATGGCGTCGAGGGTCTGGCCCTCGCGCTGACGGATTTTGATGGCGAGCAATTGCAGCAGATGCCGATAGCCGTAGGTCGCGGCGGTGCCGGCGCCCTCCGGACGATCGAGCAGGCCGTTGGCGACGTAGAAGCGCACCGCGCGGGCGCTGGGCATGGCCCGCGCACTGGCATTGGTGGGCTTCACGCCGGCGGAATCGACGAGCGAGGCGGCATGCGCCGCGAGCCCGCGGGCATTCCACGGGGCTTGTCGCGCGTGAGCGCGCAGCAGTTGAACGGGAGATTCGGCCATGGGATCGGCAAATATACGCGCGATCCCGCGTGGGCGCCGGAACGTCAGGTGTCACTGTTACACGCTTCGTTGACTTCTCCGACTCGCCAGGCCGCCCGTGTGACACTCCCCAGTATCACCCACCACCCACCGGAACGACCTGACGATTGTGTCGGCGAGACCCGAAGGCCTGCGACCTTTCCTGCGTTGCTACTGCGCACTACACGCGTGACGAAGCGAATGACCAGTCATCCGGTTCCCGAATGATCCGGTCGCCGCCCGTTGGCTCAGCCGCTCTTGCCGACGGCCCCGGCCGCCGCATAGGCCGAGTTGACGCCGACAGCCGCTGCATGCGCCGCAATGGTGCCCAGATCGACAGGCTTCTGGAGGAAATGCAGCGCGCCGAGTCGGTGCGACGCCTGGCGCACGGCGTCATCCGGATAGGCGGTGAGCACGAGCACGGTGGCATCGGGTGAGAGCATGCCAGCCAGCGCCATCACCTGCAGACCGCCGTCGCGCTTGGCGCCCAGTCGGAGGTCGGTGATGATGAGGTCGAACCGCTGCGTGCGCAGCGCGGTAACCGCTTCGTTGAGGAAGGGTGCAGAGGTGACTTCGCAGCCTTCGACGTCGAAGAGCTCGACAAGGATGTCGCGGATGCTGCTCTCGTCCTCAACGATGAGGATGGACTTCGGCTTTTCCTGGCTCATGACCGTTTGTAGAGCGAGGACTGTGCCGGGGATGGGAGCGGTGCGGAATTGTCATGTGTGGCAATGGGTTAGTGGCATTGGTGGTCACATTGCTGACTTCATTCGGTGGCTGGTTTTCGGGCGGGTGTACGTTTGCTGACTGATTTCCGGGCAGCGATATCCGGGCGGCGGCTGCCGAACAGAAGGTGGGAGGATGGGAGGATCTGGGGATCANNNNNNNNNNNNNNNNNNNNNNNNNNNNNNNNNNNNNNNNNNNNNNNNNNNNNATCCCCAGATCCTCCCATCCTCACACCGTCTGTTCCCTGGCCCCCCGATCCCCTACAACCCGTAGCGCCGCAGCTTCTCCAGCAGTGTGGATCGCGCGATCCCGAGCATACGGGACGCCTGTGACCGATTCCCGTCTGCCGCTGACAACGCCACGCGAATGGCCTCACGCTCGGCTTCTTCGAGGGTGTAGACCGTCGTACCAGTCCGGCTTCTGCTCGATGCCGGCAGCTCGACCGGCAAGCCCAGGTGCACCACATCAATGGCGTCGCCGCGCGCCAGAATGGACGCGCGCCACAAGGTGTTCTTGAGCTCGCGAATGTTGCCGGGCCAGGCGTAGGCGGTGAGCGCGGCCTCCGCGGCGGGCGTCAGCGTGCTGCCGAGTGGCAGAAAATGCTGCGCCATGGGCAGGATGTCTTCCACACGTGCGCGCAGCGGCGGCAACGTGAGGGTGAGCACCTGCAGGCGGTAATACAGGTCGGCGCGAAACCGACGATCTGCGACGGCGTCGGCCAGGGGTTGATGCGTGGCCACAATCACTCGGGCCCGACTGCGCAGCAGGGTGGTGCCACCGAGCCGCCGGAAGCTGCGCTCTTCGAGGACCTTGAGCAGTCGCGGCTGCACTTCGGCGCCCAGTTCAGCGATCTCGTCGAGAAACACCGTACCGTCGTCCGCCACTTCGAGCAATCCGCGCTTGGCCTGCCGCGCATCGGTAAAAGCGCCGCGCTCGTGGCCGAACAGCTCACTTTCGAAGAACGTGGTGGACAGCGATGCGCAGTTGATCTCCACAAACGGTGCGGACGCGCGCGCGGAGCGATCGTGAATCTGCCGCGCCACGTAGCCCTTGCCAGTGCCTGTCTCACCCTGCAGCAACACGGGCGCGTCGGCGTTCTGTGCGGCGAGGGTGATGAGCTCATCAAATGTGGGTGCGAGCTGCGGGGTGTCAGCGCTGTCGGCGCGAACGCGAGCTCGCAGCAGTTCGAGCTCCTGCTTCATGCGTCCGCGCTGCGCCGCACGTTGCACCGCCTGTGTGAGCACCTCGAGATCGACGGGCTTCTCCAGCAGATCGGCGGCGCCGTGCTTCATGGCTTGCACGGCGGTACGCACGTCGGCAAATCCGGTCAGGACAATGACCGCGAGCTCGGGATCGTCGGCGCGCAGCGCGTCGAGCGCACGCAGTCCATCGGCATCGGGCAATCGCAGATCGAGCAGCACCACATCCGGCGCATGCTCGGCCACCATCTGTCGGCCTGCGGTGGCCGTGCCGGCACCACGCGCGGTCCAGCCAAAGGTGTCGAAGTACTCGACGAGCGTCTCGCGAACCGTTGCGTCGTCGTCCACCACCAGCAGCGAAAGCGTCACGAGCTGTGGCTCACGTGGCCGGCGACGGCGGCAGGGTCAACGTCACGGTGGTGCCGGTGTCTTCGTAGCTCTCGATGGCGATGGAGCCGCCGTGTTCGTCCATGATGCGCTGACACAGCGCGAGGCCAATGCCCGTGCCTCCCGTCTTGGCCGAATAGAAGAACTCGAACACGCGCGGCAGGACGTCGGGCGG
This window encodes:
- a CDS encoding FAD-binding oxidoreductase gives rise to the protein MTLQSLPTVSTDVDIRRTFARDVSGLEMLPDAVARPGSVAEVVEVLEQATAERCPVTPAGWQSSTTGASITDRGVLLSLRGLSHIGPVDTDTRSIRVGAGAIVADVRRAAEAAGLLFTPDPTSEEESTVGGAIACNASGARSLRYGATGPHVRALTVLLASGEQLELRRPQLEKNTVGYRVTHDPVEWFVGSEGTLGVVVEAELALHPLPAQVLGLIVPFASDADALAFVVSARRSNSVHPRCLEYFDRGAMDIARGAEGSSTWALGAEAMVYIEETGADEAEAGELPLDAWLALAEQHHAMADDIRVYDTPSSQLDARRMRHAVPATMNERGAACRPEGGRKVSTDWAVPYPRLADALGVARRFVREAGIDPGIAYGHAGNGHPHQNFIARNATELQRIEQVVTATLREVIAMGGTVAAEHGIGKLKRKWLPLQASPVQQRVMRALKQELDPLGLLAPGNVL
- a CDS encoding HAD-IB family phosphatase, whose protein sequence is MNSDNANSAFRALGAPRFKTVVLDVDSTVTTIEGIDWLAALRDEDVARESELLTAQAMAGEIPIEAAYMRRLDRIKPAASELLMLADAYQRSLVPGIPELIGVLQRARVHVHLLSGGLRAAIVPMALHLGVPADRVHAVSLSRDIDGRFSLLDGDQPLATQRGKPLVVQRLQLRKPIAMIGDGSTDAAVRGVVDAFFAFTAVARRESVVKVADAEAASVDDLYPLLFEVP
- the serA gene encoding phosphoglycerate dehydrogenase, with product MPRVLVTDDVDPEGVALLAAEPALQVDEVPTLPKDELLQRIGDYDAIVGRSATRISAELLKAGTRLRVVGRAGVGIDNIALDVATSLGIAVINAPAGNTVAVAELFFGAVLGLLRQIPRASEVMRDGRWDRASFMGRELKNKTLGIVGLGRIGSEVATRAHAFGMTVVAYDPYISDERFTALRVRRAPSLDALIAETNILTLHVPLTEETRGMIGKRELGRLPARSVVVNMARGGIVDEAALLAALEADQLRGAILDVFTVEPLATDSPLRRAPNLLLTPHLGANTVEAQRNVSRDVCLAVRDALLRNDLSRSLNVAGGSGEWSELHNAMLVARRAAAVARAVLADQGMRAVRHVALRVSPDLAHGAAPLLAATAAGVLEGVIETERLNLINARALAEARGLELSVGESQELGARTIEVALAGGMQQLAVAGHAPEVGTPRLTRIGSFHIDVNPKQTLLILTNHDVPGVIGRVGTLLGEQRVNIAEYHQARLAQGGDALAAISVDGAVSEETRRALLELPDVLSASVVHFRDQ
- a CDS encoding MerR family transcriptional regulator; the protein is MAESPVQLLRAHARQAPWNARGLAAHAASLVDSAGVKPTNASARAMPSARAVRFYVANGLLDRPEGAGTAATYGYRHLLQLLAIKIRQREGQTLDAIKSEMRETTGDALERRVAASLAPALSLHLDNGTPRSSNPVMSWKRVSIADGVELSVREDTPAITDETLVALRDTLRRQLGL
- a CDS encoding pyridoxal-phosphate-dependent aminotransferase family protein, with the protein product MAAPFGTFFLPGPTEVRPEVLQAMLQPMLPHRGAVFEALFARIQQGLRPVFRTTRPVYVSSSSATGLMEAAIRCARPGPILCLVNGAFSERFANIAQSCGRDATVIGGQWSAPVALDVVEDALKARAYAALTVVHSETSTGVLTDIAALTQLAHRYDCAVLVDSVTGLGGVPVETDAWDLDFVLTGSQKALALPPGLAFGVASERFIANAKSAESRGLYFDLVEFEQYVHKNQTPNTPALSLLYATAVQGERIAKETIERRWERHTAMSEHTQSWVHELRQRVGAPFDVYAPLDACTTTVTAVTLPAGLSGEAIVKGVARRGFVIGGGYGKLKGSTIRIGHMGDHTMEGLEAVLEATAEAIEELVG
- a CDS encoding response regulator, translated to MSQEKPKSILIVEDESSIRDILVELFDVEGCEVTSAPFLNEAVTALRTQRFDLIITDLRLGAKRDGGLQVMALAGMLSPDATVLVLTAYPDDAVRQASHRLGALHFLQKPVDLGTIAAHAAAVGVNSAYAAAGAVGKSG